A genomic window from Sphingomonas taxi includes:
- a CDS encoding RcnB family protein, with the protein MKKLILSAIAATLVASPLAVAAADAAPVQRERTVTTVKERPNGRTVVTQRTTVRNNGPRAWRAGQRFDRRYATNYRVVRDYRTYRLAAPPRGQYWARSGNDAVLVRDNGTVVRVIERSFR; encoded by the coding sequence ATGAAGAAGCTGATCCTGAGCGCGATCGCCGCGACCCTCGTCGCCAGCCCGCTGGCGGTCGCCGCCGCCGACGCCGCCCCCGTGCAGCGCGAGCGCACCGTCACCACCGTCAAGGAGCGTCCGAACGGCCGCACCGTCGTCACCCAGCGCACCACCGTCCGCAACAACGGGCCGCGCGCCTGGCGCGCCGGCCAGCGCTTCGATCGCCGCTATGCGACCAACTATCGCGTCGTCCGCGACTATCGCACCTATCGCCTCGCCGCCCCGCCGCGCGGCCAGTATTGGGCGCGCTCGGGTAACGACGCGGTGCTCGTCCGCGACAACGGCACCGTCGTGCGGGTGATCGAGCGCTCGTTCCGCTAA